A single region of the Pseudomonas sp. VD-NE ins genome encodes:
- a CDS encoding oxidoreductase has translation MYLTPQHVLLAGATGLTGEHLLDRLLNEPTISRVLAPSRRPLAEHPHLENPVGDPQAFLPQLSGRIDIAYCCLGTTIKQAGSEAAFRAVDLDMVVAFAKRAREMGARHLIVISAIGADPKSSVFYNRVKGEMEQALRAQDWPQLTICRPSLLLGERTEPRLAEQLAGPLSKLIPGKYRGIEACQLARAMWRLALEEQDGVRVIESDELRKLGK, from the coding sequence ATGTACTTGACGCCTCAGCACGTATTGCTTGCCGGAGCCACCGGGTTGACCGGTGAACATCTGCTCGACCGTTTGCTCAACGAGCCGACGATTTCTCGCGTGCTCGCCCCTTCGCGTCGGCCACTGGCGGAACATCCGCACCTGGAAAACCCGGTCGGCGATCCGCAGGCGTTTCTGCCGCAACTCAGTGGCCGCATCGATATCGCCTATTGCTGCCTCGGCACCACGATCAAGCAGGCCGGCTCGGAAGCGGCATTTCGCGCGGTGGATCTGGACATGGTGGTGGCGTTCGCCAAACGTGCGCGGGAAATGGGCGCGCGGCATCTGATCGTCATCAGTGCAATTGGCGCCGATCCGAAATCGTCGGTTTTCTATAACCGCGTCAAAGGCGAAATGGAGCAGGCCTTGCGTGCGCAGGACTGGCCGCAACTGACCATTTGCCGACCTTCGCTGTTGTTGGGTGAACGGACAGAACCGCGTCTAGCCGAGCAATTGGCCGGGCCGTTGTCGAAGCTGATCCCGGGTAAATACCGGGGCATCGAAGCGTGCCAATTGGCGCGGGCGATGTGGCGGCTGGCGCTGGAAGAACAGGATGGGGTGCGGGTGATCGAGTCGGATGAACTGCGCAAGCTAGGCAAATAA
- a CDS encoding YceK/YidQ family lipoprotein → MNKLLVLGLALLLTGCATARTLDAAKPGAPVVYSGTRLDLYALNGGCCAMDRFGAEAPGYPGVDLPASALLDTLLLPLSLLTVIGVGFQATGGL, encoded by the coding sequence ATGAATAAGCTGCTGGTGCTCGGGTTGGCGTTGTTGCTGACCGGGTGCGCCACGGCGCGCACCCTCGATGCGGCCAAACCCGGTGCGCCGGTGGTGTACTCCGGGACGCGGCTGGATTTGTATGCGCTGAATGGCGGGTGTTGTGCGATGGATCGGTTCGGGGCTGAGGCGCCGGGCTATCCGGGGGTGGATCTGCCGGCGAGTGCCTTGCTCGATACGCTGCTGTTGCCGTTGTCCTTGCTGACGGTTATCGGCGTGGGGTTTCAGGCAACGGGCGGATTGTAG
- the ubiX gene encoding flavin prenyltransferase UbiX: MNTFSQGNGPERITLAMTGASGAQYGLRLLDCLVREDREVHFLISKAAQLVMATETDVTLPPKPQMMQAFLTEYTGAAAGQIRVYGKEDWMSPVASGSGAPAAMVVVPCSTGTLSAIATGACNNLIERAADVTLKERRQLILVPREAPYSSIHLEHMLKLSNMGVTILPASPGFYHQPQTIDDLIDFVVARILNLLGIPQDMLPRWGEHHLSSDE; the protein is encoded by the coding sequence ATGAACACTTTTTCGCAGGGCAATGGCCCCGAACGCATCACACTGGCGATGACCGGCGCGTCCGGCGCGCAGTATGGTTTGCGTCTGCTCGATTGCTTGGTGCGCGAAGATCGCGAAGTGCACTTCCTGATTTCCAAGGCTGCGCAACTGGTCATGGCCACCGAGACCGATGTCACGCTGCCGCCCAAGCCGCAAATGATGCAGGCCTTCCTGACCGAATACACCGGAGCTGCCGCCGGGCAGATTCGCGTGTACGGCAAGGAAGACTGGATGTCGCCGGTGGCCTCGGGGTCTGGCGCTCCAGCGGCGATGGTCGTGGTGCCTTGCTCTACCGGGACGTTGTCGGCGATTGCCACCGGCGCCTGCAACAACCTGATCGAACGCGCCGCCGATGTCACTTTGAAGGAGCGTCGCCAATTGATTCTGGTGCCGCGCGAAGCGCCCTATTCGAGTATTCATCTGGAGCACATGCTCAAGCTGTCGAACATGGGCGTGACGATTCTGCCGGCCTCGCCGGGTTTCTATCACCAGCCGCAGACCATCGATGACCTGATCGATTTCGTCGTGGCGCGGATTCTCAATCTGCTCGGCATTCCCCAGGACATGCTGCCGCGCTGGGGTGAGCATCATCTGAGCAGTGATGAATAA